From Tepidimicrobium xylanilyticum, the proteins below share one genomic window:
- the hprK gene encoding HPr(Ser) kinase/phosphatase: MEYVTLDKIIEDLNLEIIHKADNIENIRVVASEINRPGLPLTGYYDMFAYERLQIIGNAEWHYCNNLTDEVRYKRFEKIFSYPFPAIIFARQLPVFEEALTLAKIYDRTILRTDISTTKFVNRVINYLDYVLAPEMTIHGVLVEVYGMGVLLAGDSGVGKSETALELIKRGHRLIADDVVEIKRVEEGLRGEAPDVIRHFMEIRGIGILDIERLYGVGAVKNSEFIDLVVEFEFWDESKEYDRTGLDEDYIELLGVKVPKLVIPVRPGRNLAMIIEVAARNARQKKLGYNAAVELNEKIKEQAKIRKGKMML; this comes from the coding sequence ATGGAATATGTAACTTTAGATAAGATAATAGAAGATTTGAATTTAGAAATAATTCATAAAGCAGATAATATAGAGAATATAAGAGTAGTTGCCAGTGAAATTAACAGGCCTGGTTTACCATTAACGGGATATTATGACATGTTTGCCTATGAAAGATTGCAGATAATTGGGAATGCAGAGTGGCATTATTGTAATAACTTGACCGATGAAGTTCGATATAAGAGGTTCGAAAAAATATTTTCCTACCCTTTTCCTGCTATAATATTTGCTAGACAGTTACCAGTTTTTGAAGAGGCGTTAACATTAGCTAAGATTTATGATAGGACTATATTGAGGACCGATATTTCCACCACTAAATTTGTCAATCGAGTTATCAATTATTTAGATTATGTATTGGCTCCTGAAATGACGATTCATGGAGTATTAGTGGAGGTTTATGGCATGGGAGTACTCCTTGCTGGAGATAGTGGAGTAGGGAAAAGCGAAACAGCATTGGAACTAATCAAAAGGGGACACCGCCTAATAGCTGATGATGTAGTAGAAATTAAAAGGGTTGAAGAAGGTTTAAGAGGTGAAGCTCCTGATGTGATTAGACATTTTATGGAAATAAGAGGAATAGGAATATTAGATATTGAGAGGTTATATGGTGTAGGTGCTGTCAAAAACAGTGAGTTTATTGATTTAGTTGTTGAATTTGAATTTTGGGATGAATCCAAGGAGTATGACAGAACTGGCTTAGATGAAGATTATATAGAATTGTTGGGAGTAAAGGTGCCTAAGTTGGTTATTCCTGTAAGGCCTGGACGAAATTTAGCGATGATTATAGAAGTTGCTGCAAGAAATGCTAGACAGAAGAAATTGGGATATAATGCTGCAGTAGAATTAAATGAGAAAATAAAAGAGCAGGCTAAGATAAGAAAAGGTAAAATGATGTTGTAA
- the uvrC gene encoding excinuclease ABC subunit UvrC has product MFNIDEELKKLPDEPGVYLMKDRNGHIIYVGKANSLKKRVRQYFQSSRNNPPKVNAMIKHIHEFEYIIVDSEVEALILEANLIKKNKPKYNILLRDDKQYPYIKVTTNEKYPRVIKNRRVLKDGAKYFGPYPSAYAVKDTIEIIRSLYPIRTCNKNFDKQQKRTRPCLNYYIGRCLGPCQGNVDEKKYMEMIDEVIMFLNGKEDKLIEVIEEKMKKASENLDFESAAKYRDQINSLKVVLEKQKIVSSNLMDQDVIGMARGIDEVCIQIFFIRSGKIVGREHFIISDTFNDDRKEILSSFIKQFYLGTAYIPKEIFIEEEIEDMEAISKWLSEKRGNKVSIRVPKRGEKSQLMEMVKKNAMDMLNQHGEEIVRKQREEEKALEQLKNLLGLDSMPNRIEAYDISNISGVLSVGSMVVFEYGRPKKSDYRRFKIETVLGSDDYKSLEEVIKRRFIRGLEEKKMMEENKIELKGFSLFPDLIMMDGGKGQVNVALQALEEMGLDIPVCGLVKDEFHSTRGIIYNNQEIKLDERSSGFKLIYRIQEEAHRFAISYHRSLRSKNMIKSELDDIKGIGEKRKRELLRHFKTVENIKKASIDELAQVKSMNRKVAEDLYSYFRKNEGR; this is encoded by the coding sequence ATGTTTAATATAGATGAGGAATTGAAGAAGTTACCAGATGAACCTGGTGTCTACCTGATGAAGGATAGGAACGGACACATAATATATGTAGGAAAAGCTAATTCATTAAAGAAAAGAGTAAGGCAATATTTCCAATCGTCTCGCAATAATCCTCCCAAAGTCAATGCCATGATTAAACATATTCATGAGTTTGAATATATAATTGTGGATAGCGAAGTGGAAGCTTTAATATTGGAGGCAAATTTAATTAAGAAGAATAAGCCTAAATATAATATATTGCTTAGAGACGATAAGCAGTACCCCTATATAAAGGTGACTACCAATGAAAAATATCCTAGAGTTATAAAAAACAGAAGGGTTTTAAAAGACGGTGCTAAATATTTTGGACCTTACCCAAGCGCTTATGCTGTTAAGGATACTATAGAGATAATTAGAAGCCTATATCCGATAAGGACCTGCAATAAGAACTTCGATAAGCAGCAGAAAAGGACTAGACCTTGTCTTAACTACTACATTGGAAGGTGTTTAGGGCCTTGCCAGGGAAATGTAGATGAGAAAAAATACATGGAAATGATAGATGAAGTAATAATGTTTTTGAATGGCAAAGAAGATAAATTAATAGAGGTAATTGAAGAAAAGATGAAGAAGGCTTCCGAAAATCTAGATTTTGAAAGCGCTGCAAAATATAGGGACCAAATAAATTCCTTGAAAGTAGTCTTGGAAAAACAGAAGATAGTAAGTTCTAATTTAATGGATCAAGATGTAATTGGAATGGCAAGGGGAATAGATGAGGTATGCATACAAATATTCTTTATTAGGTCAGGCAAGATAGTAGGAAGAGAACACTTTATTATATCCGATACTTTCAACGATGATAGAAAGGAGATCCTCAGTTCTTTTATAAAGCAGTTTTATTTGGGAACTGCCTATATTCCCAAGGAAATATTTATTGAAGAGGAAATTGAGGATATGGAAGCCATATCCAAATGGCTTTCAGAAAAAAGAGGGAATAAAGTCAGCATAAGAGTACCTAAGAGGGGTGAAAAATCACAGCTAATGGAAATGGTGAAGAAGAATGCTATGGATATGTTAAATCAGCATGGTGAAGAAATTGTAAGGAAGCAAAGAGAAGAGGAAAAGGCTTTGGAACAACTAAAAAACCTTTTAGGCTTGGACAGTATGCCTAATAGAATAGAGGCTTATGATATTTCAAATATATCTGGAGTTTTATCTGTAGGTTCTATGGTAGTCTTTGAATATGGGAGGCCTAAAAAAAGCGATTATAGAAGGTTCAAAATAGAAACTGTATTGGGTTCTGATGATTACAAGAGTTTAGAAGAGGTTATAAAAAGAAGATTTATTAGGGGATTAGAGGAAAAAAAGATGATGGAGGAAAACAAGATTGAATTAAAAGGTTTCTCCCTTTTCCCTGACCTAATAATGATGGATGGAGGGAAGGGGCAGGTAAATGTAGCTTTACAAGCTTTAGAGGAAATGGGATTAGATATACCCGTTTGTGGGTTGGTTAAAGATGAATTTCATAGCACTAGAGGTATTATATATAATAATCAGGAAATCAAATTAGATGAACGCAGCTCTGGCTTTAAACTCATATATAGGATACAGGAAGAAGCCCATAGATTTGCCATATCCTACCACAGAAGTTTAAGGAGTAAAAATATGATAAAATCCGAATTAGATGATATAAAGGGGATTGGAGAAAAGAGAAAGCGAGAACTTCTAAGGCATTTTAAAACGGTTGAAAATATAAAGAAAGCATCTATAGATGAGTTGGCTCAAGTCAAAAGCATGAACAGGAAAGTGGCTGAGGACCTATATAGTTATTTTAGGAAGAATGAGGGGAGATAA
- the ftcD gene encoding glutamate formimidoyltransferase has protein sequence MSKQYVLAVPNFSEGRRQEVIDAIANEIRNKEGVTLVSVEPEYDFNRTVLTILGEPEPLKEALIAMAGKSYELIDMREQKGSHPRIGAQDTIPLFPFKNISLEEVVQLAEEIGQELFDKYQVPIYFSGENARTENKKSISFIRQGQYEGLKALLEDKNHPDYETRKPDLSIDGKLSDRYGATIVSAATEGLTAYNVFLATEDVNIAKAIAKAVRGPSGGFSTVRAVGIKFPEREGVVVSMNMFDCTQTPLYRAFELIKQEASKYGVAVTGSELVGPVKLEHLLNNLEFYLGLRGLRMDQILEYHLME, from the coding sequence ATGTCTAAACAATATGTTTTAGCAGTACCAAATTTTAGTGAGGGTAGAAGGCAAGAGGTAATCGATGCCATTGCTAATGAAATAAGGAATAAAGAAGGGGTAACATTAGTAAGCGTTGAACCAGAATATGATTTTAACAGAACAGTGCTTACTATACTAGGAGAACCAGAGCCATTGAAAGAGGCTTTAATAGCTATGGCTGGAAAATCTTATGAATTAATTGATATGAGGGAGCAGAAGGGTTCCCATCCAAGAATAGGTGCACAGGATACTATACCATTATTTCCTTTTAAAAATATTAGCTTAGAAGAAGTTGTTCAGTTGGCAGAGGAAATTGGACAAGAACTATTTGATAAATATCAAGTACCCATTTATTTTTCTGGAGAAAATGCTAGAACAGAGAATAAGAAGAGTATATCCTTTATAAGACAAGGTCAATATGAAGGATTAAAGGCTCTATTGGAAGATAAGAATCATCCAGATTATGAGACTAGAAAACCAGACTTATCCATAGATGGAAAGCTAAGCGATAGATATGGGGCTACCATAGTATCTGCTGCTACTGAAGGATTAACAGCTTATAATGTGTTTCTAGCAACAGAAGATGTTAACATAGCTAAGGCAATTGCAAAAGCTGTAAGAGGTCCAAGTGGAGGATTTTCAACAGTGAGAGCTGTGGGAATTAAATTCCCTGAAAGAGAAGGGGTAGTTGTTTCAATGAATATGTTTGACTGCACTCAAACTCCATTATATAGAGCTTTTGAGCTAATAAAACAGGAAGCAAGTAAATATGGGGTTGCAGTAACTGGATCTGAGTTGGTTGGTCCTGTAAAATTAGAGCATCTATTAAATAATTTGGAATTCTATCTAGGATTACGAGGATTAAGAATGGATCAAATTTTAGAGTATCATTTAATGGAATAG
- a CDS encoding ABC transporter ATP-binding protein: MLKIRDLDVFYGGIHALKRINFEINEGQIVTLIGSNGAGKTTILKVISGIVKQKNGQVFFQEEDISKLPSEKIVELGVIHVPEGRKIFTALNVEENLLMGAYLRKDKKEIQEDLENVYELFPRLKERRTQMGGTLSGGEQQMLAIGRAMMSKPKLLMLDEPSMGLAPIIVQEIYETIKKLNEERNLTVLLVEQNANLALQAAHYAYVIETGEIVLEGSGKELLGDDRVRKAYLGEE, encoded by the coding sequence ATGCTAAAAATTAGAGATTTAGACGTATTCTATGGAGGAATTCATGCATTAAAGAGGATCAATTTTGAAATCAATGAAGGACAGATAGTAACACTAATAGGCAGTAATGGAGCAGGTAAAACTACTATTCTAAAAGTCATTTCAGGAATAGTAAAACAAAAAAATGGACAAGTGTTTTTTCAAGAAGAGGACATTAGCAAGCTTCCCTCTGAAAAAATAGTTGAACTAGGCGTAATCCATGTTCCAGAAGGAAGAAAGATATTCACTGCTTTAAATGTTGAAGAGAATTTATTAATGGGAGCCTATCTGAGAAAAGATAAAAAAGAAATTCAAGAGGATTTAGAAAATGTTTATGAACTATTTCCAAGGTTGAAGGAAAGGAGAACACAAATGGGAGGAACCCTAAGTGGTGGAGAACAGCAGATGCTAGCAATAGGTAGAGCGATGATGTCTAAACCTAAATTGTTAATGTTAGATGAACCATCTATGGGGTTAGCTCCAATAATCGTTCAGGAAATATATGAAACCATAAAGAAATTGAACGAGGAAAGGAACTTAACAGTTCTGTTGGTAGAACAAAATGCCAATTTGGCTTTGCAAGCAGCTCATTATGCTTATGTAATCGAAACTGGAGAAATAGTTTTAGAAGGTAGCGGAAAGGAACTATTAGGGGACGATAGGGTTAGGAAAGCTTATTTAGGAGAAGAATAA
- a CDS encoding ABC transporter ATP-binding protein codes for MKILEAVGITKSFGGLTAVNNVDFYIEEGEIVSLIGPNGAGKTTFFNLITGVYEPTSGVINFLGKEIHNLKSYEITVAGIARTFQNIRLFSSMTVFENIMIGQYCRTEANLVNVIFKTKKAMEEQEKAREKVQRIIDFLGLESVANEIATSLPYGEQRRVEIGRALATEPKLLLLDEPAAGMNTQEKVEMQSLIRKIRDKGYTVLLIEHDMKLVMGISDRVAVLDYGNKIAEGKPNEVQRDERVISAYLGKEVG; via the coding sequence ATGAAAATTTTAGAGGCAGTAGGAATAACAAAATCCTTCGGAGGTCTTACAGCAGTAAATAACGTTGATTTTTATATTGAAGAAGGAGAAATAGTGAGCCTTATTGGTCCCAATGGGGCAGGTAAGACTACTTTTTTCAATTTAATAACGGGAGTTTATGAACCTACCAGCGGTGTAATCAATTTCTTAGGCAAAGAAATCCATAATTTAAAGTCCTATGAGATTACAGTAGCAGGAATAGCTCGAACTTTTCAAAATATAAGGTTATTCAGCAGTATGACAGTTTTTGAAAATATTATGATTGGGCAATATTGTAGAACTGAAGCCAATCTGGTAAACGTAATATTTAAAACCAAAAAGGCTATGGAAGAACAGGAAAAAGCTAGAGAAAAGGTTCAGAGGATAATAGACTTCTTAGGATTAGAGTCTGTAGCAAATGAAATAGCAACAAGTCTACCCTATGGCGAGCAGCGTAGAGTTGAAATTGGTAGAGCTTTAGCAACAGAACCAAAACTATTGCTATTAGATGAACCAGCTGCAGGGATGAATACTCAAGAAAAAGTAGAGATGCAATCCTTAATAAGAAAGATTAGGGATAAAGGATATACCGTATTACTGATAGAACACGACATGAAATTGGTTATGGGTATATCTGACAGGGTTGCTGTTTTAGACTATGGGAATAAAATTGCAGAGGGAAAACCTAATGAGGTCCAAAGAGATGAAAGAGTTATATCTGCCTACTTAGGGAAGGAGGTAGGTTAA
- a CDS encoding branched-chain amino acid ABC transporter permease has protein sequence MGNLADVLIKLSIATVILYFVIKILSKGFDKITDKISTMDSQMVRKLIYLIVGILLVAPFLISRYPYILRTSIVAIMYVVLALSLNFVLGFAGQLSMGHSAFYGIGAYVTALLMVNFKVSFWIAFIASAIVAGFFGFLLGVPTLRLKGDYLAITTIGFGEILRLILVNWIEVTRGPAGIPGIPSPKIFGFTINNNIGYYYIILLLAFFTVFISSRLLHSRLGQGFIAVRDDEIAAEAMGINSTYLKILAFVLGAAIAGMAGSFFATFVHYVNPDNFTYMESVTILCMVVLGGLGSIPGVILGAIVLTILPEALRGIALYRYAIYGLLLILMMINRPGGMIDMDRLKGGKNNENFRGSRNNKILRRSYSSK, from the coding sequence TTGGGAAACTTAGCAGATGTGTTAATCAAGTTATCGATTGCAACAGTTATACTCTACTTCGTCATTAAGATTTTATCTAAGGGCTTTGATAAGATAACGGATAAAATATCAACTATGGATAGCCAAATGGTAAGAAAGCTCATATACCTTATTGTTGGCATCCTATTAGTGGCGCCCTTTTTAATTAGCCGGTACCCCTACATTTTGAGAACTAGTATAGTGGCTATTATGTACGTAGTTCTTGCACTTAGTTTAAATTTCGTATTAGGCTTTGCAGGCCAACTTTCGATGGGACATTCTGCCTTTTACGGTATTGGTGCATATGTTACGGCACTACTAATGGTAAACTTTAAGGTTTCATTTTGGATTGCATTTATTGCTAGTGCTATAGTAGCAGGATTTTTTGGATTTCTTCTTGGCGTACCGACTTTAAGGTTAAAAGGCGATTATTTAGCCATAACTACTATTGGTTTTGGAGAAATATTGAGGTTAATACTTGTAAACTGGATTGAAGTAACCAGAGGTCCTGCAGGCATTCCAGGAATTCCTTCTCCTAAGATATTTGGATTTACCATAAATAATAATATAGGTTATTACTATATTATTTTATTACTTGCTTTTTTTACAGTATTTATCTCCAGCAGGCTTTTACATTCAAGACTTGGTCAAGGTTTTATAGCTGTTAGAGATGATGAAATAGCAGCTGAAGCCATGGGAATAAATTCTACCTATTTGAAAATACTTGCTTTCGTGTTGGGGGCAGCTATTGCAGGAATGGCAGGAAGCTTCTTTGCTACTTTCGTCCATTATGTAAATCCAGATAACTTTACGTATATGGAATCGGTAACCATATTGTGTATGGTTGTACTAGGAGGTCTAGGAAGTATACCTGGAGTAATTTTAGGAGCGATTGTTCTTACAATACTTCCAGAGGCTTTAAGAGGCATAGCCCTTTATAGATATGCAATTTACGGACTACTTTTAATACTCATGATGATTAATCGTCCAGGTGGAATGATTGATATGGATAGATTAAAGGGAGGCAAGAACAATGAAAATTTTAGAGGCAGTAGGAATAACAAAATCCTTCGGAGGTCTTACAGCAGTAAATAA
- a CDS encoding branched-chain amino acid ABC transporter permease — MFLEQLSNGIALGSLYALTAVGYTMVYGIIRLINFAHGDIYMMGAFFAYTAIAYFNLPLVPSFLIGMVCAALLGVFIAKFAYTPVFNAPKINLFLCAIGTAIFLENFAMLVWGPETQSFPTMIQNEIYAFGGFKITKLQAVILLTSIILVLILTYIVKKTKIGRAMRCASQDMVAARLMGINTNKVIFITFALGSSLGAAAGTLVAMYYKAVYPMMGFSAGLKAFVAAVIGGIGSITGAMFGGLIMGIAESLGAAYISSGYRDAIAFIILIIILLFKPTGLFGKTVKEKV, encoded by the coding sequence ATGTTTTTAGAACAACTTAGTAATGGTATTGCATTAGGAAGTCTCTATGCCTTAACAGCAGTAGGATATACCATGGTATATGGAATAATACGCCTAATAAACTTTGCCCACGGGGATATTTATATGATGGGAGCCTTCTTTGCATATACCGCTATAGCATACTTTAATCTACCGCTAGTACCTTCGTTTTTAATAGGCATGGTATGTGCAGCTTTGCTAGGGGTTTTTATAGCAAAGTTTGCATATACCCCTGTCTTTAATGCACCTAAGATAAACCTATTCTTATGTGCGATAGGTACAGCAATATTTCTAGAGAATTTTGCAATGCTTGTATGGGGACCTGAAACCCAATCATTTCCAACCATGATTCAAAACGAGATATATGCTTTTGGCGGATTTAAGATTACTAAATTACAGGCTGTTATATTATTAACTTCTATTATTTTGGTTTTGATTCTAACTTATATTGTTAAAAAGACAAAGATTGGTAGGGCAATGAGATGTGCTTCTCAGGACATGGTAGCAGCCAGATTAATGGGAATAAATACAAATAAAGTCATATTCATCACCTTTGCTTTAGGTTCTTCATTAGGAGCTGCTGCAGGTACTCTTGTTGCCATGTATTATAAAGCTGTATATCCTATGATGGGATTTTCCGCTGGATTAAAGGCTTTTGTGGCAGCAGTTATAGGAGGTATAGGAAGTATAACTGGTGCCATGTTTGGTGGTTTAATTATGGGTATAGCAGAGAGTCTAGGAGCAGCTTATATTTCTTCAGGGTATAGGGATGCTATAGCTTTTATCATTTTGATTATCATACTTCTTTTTAAACCTACTGGATTGTTTGGGAAGACGGTAAAAGAGAAGGTATAA
- a CDS encoding ABC transporter substrate-binding protein, with amino-acid sequence MKNKKSLLTIALLLVITIALSACSNGSTGNENTGSSSEGEIVIAHAGPMTGDSAQFGDMKNKAIQLAIDEVNEKGGINGKKVVLLTGDDTSNPKEAPNVAQKFAQDDRVLAVIGHWNSSCTLAARGIYDAAGIPLLADSVNKALTDGTTPTAYRISLTDTAQAKSLAKYAYDKLGKRRAAILYTANDFGTGLMEDFGKAFKELGGEIVATETYFEGQSKDFSPQLTKIKGTNPDLLFIAGYYVETALIAQQSKELGLDIQMLGTEGISSEELIKLGGEAVEGIIFAGFFHPDIEFPGTKEFVEAFRAKYNKDPDTYAALAYDSAKLIFAAIEEKGESRQGIMEFLDEVEDFPGVAGPISFDENHDVVRNIVVLTVKDGKIVPAAEQVD; translated from the coding sequence GTGAAAAACAAAAAATCACTGTTAACTATTGCTTTATTATTAGTCATTACAATTGCATTGTCTGCTTGCAGCAATGGAAGTACTGGTAATGAGAATACAGGTTCTTCTTCAGAAGGCGAAATAGTTATAGCCCATGCTGGTCCAATGACTGGGGACTCAGCTCAATTTGGCGATATGAAAAACAAAGCTATTCAATTAGCAATTGATGAGGTAAATGAAAAGGGTGGAATTAATGGGAAGAAAGTAGTTCTATTAACTGGTGATGATACAAGTAATCCTAAAGAAGCTCCTAATGTGGCACAGAAATTTGCCCAAGATGACAGGGTTCTTGCTGTTATAGGTCATTGGAATAGTTCATGTACCCTTGCAGCAAGGGGAATTTATGATGCAGCAGGTATACCACTTCTTGCAGATTCAGTTAATAAAGCTTTAACAGACGGTACTACTCCAACTGCTTATAGGATTTCATTGACAGATACAGCGCAAGCAAAATCCTTAGCAAAATATGCATATGATAAGTTGGGCAAGAGAAGAGCTGCAATTCTATACACAGCAAATGACTTTGGAACAGGATTAATGGAAGACTTTGGTAAGGCCTTTAAGGAATTAGGTGGGGAAATAGTAGCTACAGAAACCTATTTTGAAGGACAATCAAAGGATTTCAGCCCTCAATTAACTAAGATAAAGGGTACCAATCCAGATTTATTATTCATAGCTGGATATTATGTTGAGACAGCATTGATTGCACAACAATCTAAAGAGTTAGGCCTTGACATTCAAATGTTGGGTACTGAGGGAATTAGTTCAGAAGAATTAATTAAGTTAGGTGGAGAAGCAGTAGAAGGTATAATATTTGCAGGATTCTTCCATCCAGATATAGAGTTTCCTGGTACTAAGGAGTTTGTTGAAGCTTTCAGAGCAAAATACAATAAGGATCCTGATACCTATGCAGCTTTAGCTTATGACTCAGCAAAATTGATTTTTGCTGCCATTGAAGAAAAAGGTGAAAGCAGACAAGGTATAATGGAATTTTTAGACGAAGTTGAAGATTTTCCAGGAGTAGCAGGGCCTATCTCCTTTGATGAAAACCACGATGTGGTAAGAAATATAGTCGTTTTAACTGTGAAGGATGGGAAAATAGTACCAGCAGCAGAGCAGGTTGATTAG
- a CDS encoding sigma-54-dependent transcriptional regulator, which translates to MNKVLIIDDEPGILTALKFALEDEYNVDITTNVEEGLEIIRDKDIDIVLLDIYLGEYNGLDILGMIKANYPSVIVISMTAYGTIESSVEAIQRGAYYYITKPIDMNSLKILMKKALEYKNLSREVENLKKDKSSEEFDMREIVFTSKAMKNVFDVINRIKDLDINVLISGESGTGKELIAKAIHYSSKRRNKPLISVNCAAIPYNLLESELFGYEKGAFTGANQRMKGKFELANGGTLLLDEIGDMEIGMQAKILRVLEERMITPLGSDTPIPLDIRFLAATNLNLEEEVKKGNFREDLLFRLKVITIEVPPLRNRKEDIPILTQYFLNKYSKEFNKEIRGVLPSAAEALESYNYPGNIRELKNIIQRAVALTNNDFIGLQDLPAELLSTLELKGNRDYISVYIGEKLEDVERKLILRTYEFFHKNKRKTAKTLGISERSLYNKLNEYGMD; encoded by the coding sequence ATGAACAAAGTTCTTATTATAGATGATGAACCTGGCATTTTAACGGCATTAAAATTTGCCCTTGAAGATGAATATAATGTAGACATAACTACCAATGTGGAGGAAGGCTTAGAAATAATTAGAGATAAGGATATAGATATAGTTTTACTAGATATTTATCTTGGCGAATATAATGGACTTGATATATTGGGAATGATCAAGGCGAATTATCCTAGCGTTATAGTCATATCTATGACGGCTTATGGGACTATTGAATCTTCAGTTGAAGCCATTCAACGTGGGGCTTATTATTATATAACCAAACCTATAGACATGAATAGTTTAAAAATTCTGATGAAAAAGGCTCTGGAGTATAAAAATTTAAGTAGGGAAGTAGAAAATCTGAAGAAAGATAAATCTTCAGAAGAATTTGATATGAGAGAAATTGTATTTACAAGTAAGGCAATGAAAAATGTATTTGATGTTATTAATAGGATTAAGGACTTGGATATTAATGTTCTGATTTCAGGGGAAAGTGGCACAGGAAAGGAGTTAATAGCTAAGGCTATTCACTATTCTAGTAAGAGGAGAAATAAGCCATTAATTAGTGTTAATTGTGCAGCTATACCCTATAATCTATTGGAATCGGAACTTTTTGGGTATGAAAAGGGTGCTTTTACAGGGGCCAATCAGCGTATGAAAGGTAAATTTGAATTGGCTAATGGTGGAACTCTATTACTTGATGAGATTGGAGATATGGAAATTGGGATGCAGGCCAAAATTTTAAGAGTATTGGAGGAGAGAATGATTACTCCATTAGGCAGTGATACTCCCATTCCATTAGATATTAGATTTTTAGCTGCTACTAATTTAAATCTAGAGGAAGAAGTTAAAAAAGGAAATTTCAGAGAAGATTTATTGTTTCGTTTGAAAGTTATTACTATAGAGGTTCCTCCCTTAAGAAATAGAAAAGAAGATATTCCCATTTTAACTCAATACTTTTTAAACAAATATTCCAAGGAGTTCAATAAGGAAATAAGAGGAGTATTGCCTAGTGCTGCAGAAGCCCTAGAATCTTATAACTACCCTGGAAATATAAGGGAATTAAAAAATATAATACAAAGGGCAGTGGCTCTCACAAATAATGATTTTATTGGTCTACAGGATTTACCTGCTGAACTGTTATCAACTTTAGAGTTGAAAGGAAATAGAGACTATATTTCTGTATATATTGGGGAAAAACTAGAAGATGTGGAAAGAAAGTTGATATTGAGAACCTATGAATTTTTCCATAAGAATAAAAGAAAGACTGCCAAAACTTTGGGTATCAGTGAAAGAAGCTTATATAATAAATTAAATGAATATGGAATGGATTAG